The genomic region GCATCACAATATTAAGATGGAAAATAGTACaaaaagaagggggggggggtgtgggggAGTTCGGAGTGGGGAAAGTTATACTAGTTAGGGGAGTGTgtatttgaaacttagaggttTCCATTAGAAACAACAAGAAATACCCATTTAGCTTGAGCTACAAGACTCCTAGCAACAAAATTTAGAAGTTTTTTATTCACTGATGATCAGTGAATATTCTTAAAGCAATTACCCCGATTGGTTACAACCAATAATAGGGTCGCtcgtatcaaaaaaaaaaaaatgataataataggGTCGCTCTTATGAGTTATGAATAGTTAACCCTGGTAGGCTGGTAGGTAGAGTAATGTCGTGTAAAGGATTTGGCATATAGAATATAGACAAAGTGAGTGAATAAATTTTCGAATTTTAAAGCTTGTGGACATTAATATACTCCATATAATTATgttatttcttttgatttgaGTGCTCTGatagatttcaaaattattgTACAACTCGTCATAAGAGCACAAGAAATTATGTACTAcagtatatgaaaataatggaGAAGGAATTTCGAATAGGGATCCAAAAGGACAACAAAATCCCATAATCATTTGGCAGGAAGCAATTTTTAAGAACTATATGATACCatagtctcaactctcaagatCTAGCTATTCATGAACAAACACATCAGACATTTAATAATTGCAAATGTTTCTCAATGCAAATTTACCTCgaagaaagaaaagcaagatCAACAAGGGCCAGCAAGACCAACAAGAAGGACCACAAAACTgcaaataaaatctcaaaaagaaaacTGAAGATTCCAGAAAGAACCTGCTAATGCTTTTACTAAATCCTCATCCAACTTTGAAATCACAGCAAACCCATCCCTGCGGGCATCAACCTTGATTCCATGTCCTGAATCAAGCATTCCTTCTCTAAtattgattttcttcttttagatCGTATAAGCTGCTTTTGTTTATCTTTGAGTACCTCCAATTTAGTTTCCTGTGATAGTATAAGCTCCTCAATCTTGATTTGAGATTCTAAAAGTTTCGCGTCAGCTTTAAATTCTCCCTCCATACGAAACTGTGCTTGCGCAAGTCTATACAAATGGTCAAAGGCAAACTGAACATTGAACCCAACATGCTGCGCAAGTTGAAAGTTCTTCCACCAATTGAAAAGTAAATTAGCAGTGATGTCCTTAACCTTGGTGTTGCACATGCTTTGTGCAACCCCACCAACTATGTTAAGGACATGCATCTTTGTCCTTGGATTTGAAGTGGAGCTTGCACTAAAATCCCCGTATTTGTCAAATAAGGACTCTAGTATAGGGGCACAGTTCTGAGAGACCATGTAGTCCCTGACTTTTACAAGTTTTGACTCCAATTCCAAAAATGTCATACTTGAAATATCCTCCTCTCCCATAGGATACTTAAGATTCTTTAAAATCAGTATGAATGTCTCATCTGAATTTACCAAATCTTCAAGAATACTATCCCTATTCCCAGAGTCAGCTTTAGACATTATCTCTCCAA from Castanea sativa cultivar Marrone di Chiusa Pesio chromosome 11, ASM4071231v1 harbors:
- the LOC142618096 gene encoding uncharacterized protein LOC142618096, yielding MRGDVELRIVDRDNIVEKTSKRGLTLKEIVSSSNEDEKREFEDAEAAIVDLVGEIMSKADSGNRDSILEDLVNSDETFILILKNLKYPMGEEDISSMTFLELESKLVKVRDYMVSQNCAPILESLFDKYGDFSASSTSNPRTKMHVLNIVGGVAQSMCNTKVKDITANLLFNWWKNFQLAQHVGFNVQFAFDHLYRLAQAQFRMEGEFKADAKLLESQIKIEELILSQETKLEVLKDKQKQLIRSKRRKSILEKECLIQDMESRLMPAGMGLL